In Zingiber officinale cultivar Zhangliang chromosome 8B, Zo_v1.1, whole genome shotgun sequence, a single genomic region encodes these proteins:
- the LOC122014993 gene encoding protein DJ-1 homolog D-like: MARRVLLLCGDYVEDYEVMVPFQALQAYGVIVDAVCPGKKAGEVCRTSIHQLSGHQTYSESRGHNFTLNATFDEIEVSKYDGIIIPGGRAPEYLAMDDVVVKLVSKFHDSTKTIASICHGQLILAAADVVKDRQCTAYPTVKPALVAAGAHWVEPETMAKCVSHDHLITGGTYDCHPEFIRLFVQALGGSITGSNKRILFLCGDYMEDYEVMVPFQALQALGCDVAAVCPNKAAGEKCLTAIHDFEGDQTYSEKPGHDFSLTASFEGLDASSYDALVIPGGRAPEYLAVNGEVISLVREFMNGGKPVASICHGQVILAAAGVLKGRKCTAYPAVKLNVVLAGATWLEPDPIDRCFTDGNLVTGAAWPGHPEFVSQLMALLGIKVTF; encoded by the exons ATGGCGAGGAGAGTTTTGCTACTGTGTGGTGACTATGTGGAGGATTATGAG GTTATGGTGCCATTTCAAGCACTTCAAGCATATGGAGTTATTGTTGATGCAGTTTGTCCTGGTAAGAAGGCTGGTGAAGTGTGCCGCACTAGCATCCATCAGCTTTCTGGTCACCAG ACGTATTCTGAATCAAGAGGGCACAATTTCACACTTAATGCAACATTTGATGAAATTGAAGTAAGCAAATATGATGGGATAATTATTCCTGGAGGTCGAGCACCAGAATACCTTGCAATGGATGATGTGGTTGTGAAGTTAGTATCCAAGTTCCATGATTCCACCAAGACAATTGCATCTATTTGCCATGGACAGTTGATTTTAGCAGCTGCAGATGTGGTTAAAGACAGGCAATGCACAGCCTACCCTACGGTGAAACCTGCTCTTGTTGCGGCTGGTGCCCACTGGGTGGAACCAGAAACAATGGCAAAATGTGTTTCTCATGATCATCTTATAACAGGAGGAACATATGACTGTCACCCTGAGTTTATCCGTCTTTTCGTCCAAGCATTAGGAGGCTCAATAACAGGTTCAAATAAGCGAATTCTGTTTCTTTGTGGG GATTACATGGAGGACTATGAAGTTATGGTTCCATTTCAGGCACTTCAAGCTCTTGGTTGTGATGTTGCTGCTGTCTGTCCGAATAAAGCTGCAGGCGAAAAATGTCTGACTGCTATCCATGACTTTGAGGGTGACCAAACTTACAGTGAAAAGCCTGGCCATGATTTTTCCCTTACTGCATCTTTTGAAGGCTTGGATGCTTCAAGTTATGATGCCCTTGTAATACCTGGTGGGCGAGCCCCTGAATACCTTGCAGTAAATGGGGAAGTAATATCTTTGGTGAGAGAATTTATGAATGGGGGAAAACCTGTTGCATCAATTTGCCATGGACAAGTGATATTGGCTGCTGCTGGTGTTCTCAAG GGAAGGAAGTGCACAGCATACCCTGCAGTGAAGCTCAATGTGGTTCTGGCAGGAGCAACATGGTTGGAACCAGATCCAATTGATCGTTGCTTCACCGATGGCAACTTGGTCACTGGCGCTGCTTGGCCTGGCCATCCAGAGTTCGTCTCTCAGCTTATGGCTTTGCTGGGTATCAAAGTAACCTTCTAG